The Tachyglossus aculeatus isolate mTacAcu1 chromosome 22, mTacAcu1.pri, whole genome shotgun sequence genome window below encodes:
- the LMNTD2 gene encoding lamin tail domain-containing protein 2, with amino-acid sequence MAKPVPSARPPSPPAGEPGRAEADASGQEEASPGDGPENESVLWQSMELSGEPGKDETLPPLGPGQAEEDSRHPDGDLQPPLDARTLRLLLRQKDLELRALRQAARRRPEAQLSGILRALVNQHGQEGVQRRLIEALQKQVEELKARLEAQRMQHGKEKEHLKELLACSERLVQRLEEELQQLEVTCLLHLARDLSGGWQTRSSWVGRTLRSQTGSVEILTAEALAEQDSNISLRRISKQRDFSAFREEGLNPDDLNRLLALYYPHTYRNEASSSESSREPSKLSRKKARDRTRSVEWRIQPQRESSSSSMDANCLDVPEPHSWSGKTPLYTPRGSSGLDAQPKAEEDPHVGQPAGARADDATQGAGSQDNLYLTRKKKQQQQQQQGRQGQQQGPAAPACLKIQKVDERGKFIRLQNTSAEKSVDLGGHTLQQRLHGYPVAVYRFPPHTLLPPAHHITVWGSESKAHPHKRSTDVTTSGQQTFRSGPGYTSTLVSPCGEVLSWYQPPHRQTEAARAFSDNVDLSVDRFPLSRESWESWASQGSRESGSVSLVRAAGAVRRSRPRTQAQEGQAGARPAGSATCGHKVQKRFSPLSLPTQRSPRCSFCENKKRHSLGSDAAVTSDDLLSSMGLPVIPETLSSQPSLQSDDHLGPGGSDLKLPPVGYGKRLDLSGPLVALTTQKTAQSKYGFKALTYLPITNELRARV; translated from the exons CCACCGGCCGGAGAGCCGGGGCGGGCAGAGGCCGATGCCAGCGGGCAGGAGGAGGCCTCCCCGGGCGACGGGCCGGAAAACGAGTCCGTGCTCTGGCAGTCCATGGAGTTGAGCGGGGAACCCGGCAAGGACGAGACCCTCCCGCCCCTCGGACCGGGCCAGGCCGAAGAGGACTCCCGTCACCCGGACGGCGACCTCCA ACCCCCTCTGGACGCCCGGACCCTGCGGCTTCTCCTTCGGCAGAAAGATCTGGAGCTTCGGGCTTTGCGCCAGGCGGCCCGGAGGAGGCCGGAGGCCCAACTGTCGGGCATCTTGCGGGCCCTGGTCAACCAGCACGGCCAAGAAGGGGTCCAGCGGAG gtTAATCGAGGCTCTTCAGAAGCAGGTGGAAGAACTCAAGGCACGGCTGGAGGCGCAGAGGATGCAACATGGCAAG GAGAAGGAGCATCTGAAGGAGCTTCTGGCCTGCTCGGAGCGACTGGTGCAGAGGCTGGAAGAGGAGCTACAGCAGCTGGAGGTGACCTGCCTCCTGCACCTGGCCCGCGACCTGTCCGGAGGATGGCAGACCCGCTCCTCCTGGGTCGGCCGGACCCTGCGCTCCCAGACGGGCAGCGTCGAG ATCCTGACGGCCGAGGCCCTGGCTGAGCAAGACAGCAACATCTCCCTGCGCCGCATCAGCAAACAGCGGGACTTCTCGGCCTTCAGAGAGGAG ggACTCAACCCCGATGACCTGAACAGGTTGCTGGCCCTGTATTACCCTCACACGTACAGAAACGAAGCGTCCAGCTCGGAGTCCAG CCGAGAGCCGAGCAAGCTGAGCAGGAAGAAGGCCCGCGACAGGACCAGGAGCGTGGAATGGCGAATCCAGCCGCAGCGCGAGTCCAGCTCCTCCAGCATGGACGCCAACTGTTTGGACGTCCCCGAGCCCCACTCCTGGAGCGGCAAGACCCCTCTCTACACCCCCCGCGGCAGCAGTGGGCTGGACGCCCAGCCCAAAGCTGAAGAAGACCCCC ACGTAGGCCAGCCAGCCGGAGCCCGGGCGGACGATGCCACCCAAGGAGCGGGCAGCCAGGACAACCTGTACCTGACCAG gaagaagaagcagcagcagcagcagcagcaggggcggcaggggcagcagcaggggcCGGCCGCCCCCGCCTGCCTCAAGATCCAGAAGGTGGACGAGAGGGGCAAGTTCATCCGGCTGCAGAACACGTCGGCGGAAAAGAGCGTCGACCTGGGCGGCCACACGCTCCAGCAGCGTCTGCACGGCTACCCCGTGGCCGTCTACCGCTTCCCTCCGCACACCCTGCTGCCCCCGGCCCACCacatcact GTGTGGGGGTCGGAAAGCAAGGCCCACCCCCACAAACGCTCGACGGACGTCACGACCTCGGGCCAGCAGACGTTTCGCAGCGGCCCGGGCTACACCTCCACCCTCGTGTCGCCCTGCGGAGAG GTCCTGAGCTGGTATCAGCCTCCCCACCGGCAGACGGAGGCCGCCCGGGCCTTCAGCGACAACGTGGACCTTTCCGTCGACCGCTTCCCCTTATCCCGGGAATCCTGGGAGTCCTGGGCGTCCCAGGGGTCCCGGGAGTCGGGGAGCGTCAGCCTGGTCCGGGCGGCGGGCGCCGTCAGGAGGAGCAGGCCCAGGACCCAGGCCCAGGAAGGCCAGGCCGGAGCCCGTCCCGCCGG ctccgccacctgcggGCACAAGGTCCAGAAGCGCTTCTCCCCGCTCAGCCTGCCCACCCAAAGGAGCCCGCGCTGCTCCTTCTGCGAGAACAAGAAGCGGCACAGCCTCGGCTCCGACGCCGCCGTCACCTCCGACGACCTGCTCAGctccatggggctcccggtcatcCCAG AGACCCTGTCCAGTCAGCCCTCCCTGCAGAGTGATGATCACCTCGGGCCGGGGGGCTCCGACCTGAAGCTGCCCCCTGTG GGCTACGGGAAGCGGCTGGACCTGTCGGGCCCGTTGGTGGCCCTCACCACCCAGAAGACGGCCCAGAGCAAGTACGGCTTCAAGGCGCTCACCTACCTGCCCATCACCAACGAGCTCCGGGCCAGAGTGTGA